The genomic DNA TTTTTATCCGCTCCCCGGTTGCCCGCCGGGCACCCGGATGTAGAAATGGAGATCCTGCCCCTGTTGTTCCGGTTCACCCAACAGCTCGTACCCGTGTTTAACCACCTCTTCGGGCACGCTGCGGAAGGACTGCGGGCAGTCGGCGATCACCAACAACACTTCTCCGGGTTTCATCTGATTTAGCGCATCCAGCGCGTGAATTACCGGATAGGGTCACGGCTCCCCGCGGATATCCAGGAGAAAATCCACCAAATCCTCTTTGCGATCGCTCATCTTCCCGCACCTCCCTTATTGATGTTTTCCGGCCGCCTTGCCCGGAACCAGGCGGGGTTTTTCCACCTGGAGTCCCCGGCCGAACCGATAAAACTTCTCCCACCAGGAGGCGAGGAGGAACCAACAGAGCAACATCGCCAAGGTTCCGAACAGCGCCCCCCAGGAGCCCCACTCCTCAAGCAGGTTGATCGGCGCAAATCCCTTCGTCAACGCGTCGTACAGGCCCAGGTGG from Planifilum fimeticola includes the following:
- a CDS encoding sulfurtransferase TusA family protein, which produces MHALDALNQMKPGEVLLVIADCPQSFRSVPEEVVKHGYELLGEPEQQGQDLHFYIRVPGGQPGSG